The Miscanthus floridulus cultivar M001 chromosome 17, ASM1932011v1, whole genome shotgun sequence genome has a window encoding:
- the LOC136515439 gene encoding serine carboxypeptidase 2-like codes for MCFMSKVGEGTHCNPRTGAKTMTGRFPVALVAVAVLVAWAQLRPPPTVVATADQQGGHEADRIVRLPGQPDDVDFPMYSGYVTVNHHAGRALFYWLQEVPPEAQPAPLVLWLNGGPGCSSVAYGASEELGAFRIRPDGATLFLNRYRWNRAANILFLDSPAGVGFSYTNTTSDLYDSGDRRTAHDSYKFLVKWFERFPQYKYRDFYISGESYAGHYVPQLSQIVYRKNKGVEKPIINFKGFMVGNAVTDDYHDQVGTFESWWNHGLISDATYRLLDATCVHDEIEHASPPCNAAYDRATAEQGDIDPYSIYTPTCNETSSSSTPRRIRRLKGRYRGGSSYDPCTERHSTVYYNRPEVQRALHANVTGINYTWATCSDTINNNWGDSPKSMLHIYKELIAAGLRIWVFSGDTDSVVPLTATRYSIDALDLPTVVSWYPWYDDIKEVGGWSQVYKGLTLVTVRGAGHEVPLHRPRQALILFQHFLHEKPMPKNGTAV; via the exons atgtgcTTCATGAGCAAAGTGGGCGAAGGGACACATTGTAATCCAAGAACCGGGGCCAAGACCATGACCGGTCGTTTCCCTGTAGCCTTAGTGGCCGTGGCTGTGCTAGTGGCGTGGGCACAGCTCCGGCCGCCGCCGACGGTGGTGGCCACGGCGGACCAACAAGGGGGGCATGAAGCAGACCGCATCGTCCGGCTGCCCGGGCAGCCCGACGACGTGGACTTCCCCATGTACTCAGGGTACGTCACCGTCAACCATCACGCAGGCCGAGCACTGTTCTATTGGCTTCAGGAGGTGCCTCCGGAGGCTCAGCCAGCACCGCTCGTGCTGTGGCTGAACGGCGGGCCCGGGTGCTCGTCGGTGGCCTACGGCGCTTCCGAGGAGCTGGGCGCGTTCCGCATCCGGCCGGACGGCGCGACGCTCTTCCTCAACAGGTACCGGTGGAACAGAG CGGCGAACATCCTGTTCTTGGACTCGCCGGCCGGCGTCGGATTCTCTTACACCAACACCACCTCCGACCTCTACGACTCCGGCGACAGAAGAACAG CTCACGATTCCTACAAGTTTTTGGTGAAATGGTTTGAGAGGTTCCCGCAGTACAAGTACCGCGATTTCTACATCTCTGGGGAGAGCTACGCAG GGCACTACGTGCCGCAGCTGTCCCAGATTGTGTACCGGAAGAACAAAGGCGTGGAGAAACCGATTATCAACTTCAAAGGCTTCATG GTCGGGAACGCGGTGACGGACGACTACCACGACCAAGTGGGCACGTTCGAGTCATGGTGGAACCACGGGCTCATCTCCGACGCCACGTACCGGTTGCTGGACGCCACCTGCGTGCACGACGAAATCGAGCATGCGTCGCCGCCGTGCAACGCCGCCTACGACAGAGCAACGGCGGAGCAGGGCGACATCGACCCCTACAGCATCTACACGCCCACATGCAATGAGACATCGTCGTCGTCCACGCCGAGGAGGATCCGGAGGCTCAAGGGCCGCTAC AGGGGCGGATCGTCTTATGACCCGTGCACCGAAAGGCACTCCACGGTATATTACAACCGCCCGGAGGTGCAACGGGCTCTCCACGCCAACGTCACCGGCATAAACTACACATGGGCCACCTGCAG TGACACCATCAACAACAACTGGGGAGATTCACCAAAGTCCATGCTTCATATCTACAAGGAACTTATTGCAGCTGGCCTCAGAATATGGGTCTTCAG TGGGGACACGGACTCGGTAGTCCCCTTGACAGCAACAAGATACTCCATTGATGCTTTGGACCTTCCAACTGTCGTTAGTTGGTATCCTTGGTATGACGACATCAAGGAG GTTGGTGGATGGAGCCAAGTGTACAAGGGACTGACCTTGGTGACTGTCCGAGGGGCAGGGCACGAGGTTCCGCTCCACCGCCCGAGACAGGCGCTCATACTGTTTCAACACTTCTTgcatgagaaacctatgcctaaGAATGGAACCGCTGTATAA
- the LOC136518620 gene encoding uncharacterized protein isoform X2 gives MAMALSLGGGGRRRWSCRAVRRGNGGAGCRHFHVHCHIPRQVWAFSPSRLPPRFLLLPYLLILSVLFLAVLAFLVCFGWLTLVYLASSLWSRSVDRAGDANEFGGEDEREERPLKLVTEHAGHSGLSEVCIEGKEIREAEDGVSEESQHISRMASTGICITDDEEKIAKEVILLERNLKGLKAFAELDGSTEKHDQLVVMDIPVDCFLDEPNTKEFSTSINDTMKLLDVLSIGQVFDADTKEISVLGSTEILKFIDKHDTAEILVNGAGTDFVIPEVTSSDDSTTYVLGDKYMKEIKQKQRPAELSVDTVPEKLPADFTDEWQETQTLVIEHNNKQPEAASNEEYRKRIVGISDEFHDSVCEMAGLPLDSASENISENATASKTPLHQTNSDKDIEHQEDLIQNKRVESSTSASALCDFADSHWRIIEELDGFANEENVDEEGTSVLETVQDEDEDIDNYASMIAAGSEVPSTVVELMWSS, from the exons ATGGCCATGGCTTTGAGCTTGGGCGGTGGTGGTAGGAGGAGATGGTCGTGCCGAGCAGTGCGCAGGGGGAACGGAGGGGCAGGCTGCCGCCATTTCCACGTCCACTGCCACATCCCTCGCCAGGTGTGGGCATTCTCGCCTTCCCGGTTGCCGCCTCGCTTCCTGCTGTTGCCTTATCTGCTGATCCTTTCGGTGCTTTTCTTGGCGGTGCTTGCCTTTCTCGTGTGTTTCGGCTGGCTCACCCTGGTCTATCTTGCGTCGTCGCTGTGGAGCCGTAGCGTGGATCGCGCCGGCGATGCCAATGAATTTGGCGGAGAAGACGAACGGGAGGAGAGACCTTTGAAGCTTGTGACAGAGCATGCTGGTCATTCTGGTCTCTCAGAAGTCTGTATTGAAGGGAAGGAGATAAGAGAGGCCGAAGATGGAGTCTCTGAGGAATCTCAGCACATATCAAGGATGGCTTCAACAGGTATCTGTATCACCGATGACGAGGAGAAGATTGCCAAAGAAGTGATACTGCTCGAGAGAAATTTGAAGGGGTTAAAAGCATTTGCTGAGTTAGATGGCTCCACAGAGAAGCATGATCAGCTGGTGGTAATGGACATTCCAGTTGATTGTTTTCTCGACGAGCCTAACACCAAAGAGTTCAGCACCTCAATTAATGATACAATGAAATTGCTTGATGTGTTGTCAATTGGTCAAGTATTTGATGCAGATACGAAGGAAATATCAGTTTTGGGTTCAACGGAGATTTTGAAATTTATTGACAAGCATGATACTGCAGAAATACTAGTTAACGGTGCTGGGACTGATTTTGTGATTCCAGAGGTTACGTCTTCAGATGATTCAACCACCTATGTCCTTGGAGACAAATACATGAAGGAGATCAAACAAAAACAGAGGCCAGCAGAATTATCAGTTGACACTGTTCCTGAAAAGCTACCTGCAGACTTCACTGATGAATGGCAAGAAACACAAACTTTAGTTATTGAGCATAACAACAAGCAGCCTGAAGCAGCCTCCAATGAAGAATACAGAAAGCGGATTGTTGGTATTTCAGATGAATTTCATGATTCCGTATGTGAAATGGCTGGGTTGCCACTGGATTCTGCAAGTGAAAATATATCTGAAAATGCAACAGCTTCAAAAACTCCGTTACATCAAACAAACAGTGACAAAGATATTGAACATCAAGAAGACCTTATTCAGAACAAGAGAGTGGAGTCATCAACTTCTGCATCTGCTCTTTGTGATTTTGCTGACAGCCATTGGCGAATAATAGAAGAACTTGATGGCTTTGCAAATGAAGAAAACGTTGACGAAGAGGGGACTTCAGTCCTTGAAACGGTacaagatgaggatgaggacataGATAATTATGCCTCCATG ATTGCCGCTGGTTCGGAGGTCCCCAGCACCGTGGTGGAACTTATGTGGAGTTCTTGA
- the LOC136518620 gene encoding uncharacterized protein isoform X1, whose protein sequence is MAMALSLGGGGRRRWSCRAVRRGNGGAGCRHFHVHCHIPRQVWAFSPSRLPPRFLLLPYLLILSVLFLAVLAFLVCFGWLTLVYLASSLWSRSVDRAGDANEFGGEDEREERPLKLVTEHAGHSGLSEVCIEGKEIREAEDGVSEESQHISRMASTGICITDDEEKIAKEVILLERNLKGLKAFAELDGSTEKHDQLVVMDIPVDCFLDEPNTKEFSTSINDTMKLLDVLSIGQVFDADTKEISVLGSTEILKFIDKHDTAEILVNGAGTDFVIPEVTSSDDSTTYVLGDKYMKEIKQKQRPAELSVDTVPEKLPADFTDEWQETQTLVIEHNNKQPEAASNEEYRKRIVGISDEFHDSVCEMAGLPLDSASENISENATASKTPLHQTNSDKDIEHQEDLIQNKRVESSTSASALCDFADSHWRIIEELDGFANEENVDEEGTSVLETVQDEDEDIDNYASMGAPRRLPLVRRSPAPWWNLCGVLDVFEGGED, encoded by the exons ATGGCCATGGCTTTGAGCTTGGGCGGTGGTGGTAGGAGGAGATGGTCGTGCCGAGCAGTGCGCAGGGGGAACGGAGGGGCAGGCTGCCGCCATTTCCACGTCCACTGCCACATCCCTCGCCAGGTGTGGGCATTCTCGCCTTCCCGGTTGCCGCCTCGCTTCCTGCTGTTGCCTTATCTGCTGATCCTTTCGGTGCTTTTCTTGGCGGTGCTTGCCTTTCTCGTGTGTTTCGGCTGGCTCACCCTGGTCTATCTTGCGTCGTCGCTGTGGAGCCGTAGCGTGGATCGCGCCGGCGATGCCAATGAATTTGGCGGAGAAGACGAACGGGAGGAGAGACCTTTGAAGCTTGTGACAGAGCATGCTGGTCATTCTGGTCTCTCAGAAGTCTGTATTGAAGGGAAGGAGATAAGAGAGGCCGAAGATGGAGTCTCTGAGGAATCTCAGCACATATCAAGGATGGCTTCAACAGGTATCTGTATCACCGATGACGAGGAGAAGATTGCCAAAGAAGTGATACTGCTCGAGAGAAATTTGAAGGGGTTAAAAGCATTTGCTGAGTTAGATGGCTCCACAGAGAAGCATGATCAGCTGGTGGTAATGGACATTCCAGTTGATTGTTTTCTCGACGAGCCTAACACCAAAGAGTTCAGCACCTCAATTAATGATACAATGAAATTGCTTGATGTGTTGTCAATTGGTCAAGTATTTGATGCAGATACGAAGGAAATATCAGTTTTGGGTTCAACGGAGATTTTGAAATTTATTGACAAGCATGATACTGCAGAAATACTAGTTAACGGTGCTGGGACTGATTTTGTGATTCCAGAGGTTACGTCTTCAGATGATTCAACCACCTATGTCCTTGGAGACAAATACATGAAGGAGATCAAACAAAAACAGAGGCCAGCAGAATTATCAGTTGACACTGTTCCTGAAAAGCTACCTGCAGACTTCACTGATGAATGGCAAGAAACACAAACTTTAGTTATTGAGCATAACAACAAGCAGCCTGAAGCAGCCTCCAATGAAGAATACAGAAAGCGGATTGTTGGTATTTCAGATGAATTTCATGATTCCGTATGTGAAATGGCTGGGTTGCCACTGGATTCTGCAAGTGAAAATATATCTGAAAATGCAACAGCTTCAAAAACTCCGTTACATCAAACAAACAGTGACAAAGATATTGAACATCAAGAAGACCTTATTCAGAACAAGAGAGTGGAGTCATCAACTTCTGCATCTGCTCTTTGTGATTTTGCTGACAGCCATTGGCGAATAATAGAAGAACTTGATGGCTTTGCAAATGAAGAAAACGTTGACGAAGAGGGGACTTCAGTCCTTGAAACGGTacaagatgaggatgaggacataGATAATTATGCCTCCATG GGGGCACCACGCAGATTGCCGCTGGTTCGGAGGTCCCCAGCACCGTGGTGGAACTTATGTGGAGTTCTTGATGTGTTTGAAGGAGGTGAAGACTAA